The window CACAAGATTTGCGACACTTTTCTTTTATTTTAACTAAAATATATCGTTTTGTTAGTGTCAGCCATCGATTTATTTTATGGAGAGGAGCCGCTGCCGGTCGTTTACAACCACACCATATCAAAAAGGGGCGTGCCGGTAAAAAGTGACACGCCCCCTTTTGCAAAACGCAGATATGAAATCAGCGCAGCAACCTTCGGGTCGCCTCCACAATCCGCTCCTTCTCCCCAAATGCGGAGAATCTCACAAAGCCTTCGCCTGAGGCGCCAAATCCGGCCCCGGGCGTGCAGACAATCCCCTTTTCCTTCAGCAGATAATCGAAATAATCCCAACTCCCCATCCTGTCGGGTGTTTTCACCCAGATATACGGAGCATTCACTCCGCCATAGACACTCATCCCTATCGACTGAAGCGCTTGGCGGATAATACGGGCATTGTCCATATAATAATCAATAAGCGATCTGACCTGTCTCTTCCCTTCCGGGGTATAGGTTGCTTCTGCAGCACGCTGCACGGCGTAGGATACTCCATTGAACTTGGTGGTCTGCCTCCGGAGCCAGAGTTTATTCAGGGCTACACGCTCCCCGTTTTCAGAAAGCGCCTTGACAGATTTGGGGACAACCGTATAACCGCATCTGGTTCCGGTAAATCCTGCAGTCTTGGAAAAGCTCCTGAATTCGATCGCAACCTCTTTGGCCCCATCAATCTCATAAATGGTGTGTGGTACATCCTTCTCCGAGATAAAGGCCTCATAGGCGGCATCGAAAAGGATAACTGCTCCCTTGTCACGTGCATAATTGACCCAGACAGCCAGCTGCTCCCTTGTAAGCACAGTACCGGTCGGATTATTGGGATAACAGAGATAGATGATATCCACTTTCCCGGCAGGTAACTCCGGAACAAAACGGTTAGACTCGTTACAGGGCAAAT of the Petrimonas mucosa genome contains:
- a CDS encoding LL-diaminopimelate aminotransferase, translated to MPTINENFIKIPATYLFSEIARRVSAYRSEHPDVDIIRMGIGDVTLPLPDVCVDAMIKAAEEQRSVATFRGYGPEQGYDFLRKAIVENDFQAFGIEEDEVFVSDGAKSDTGNIGDIFSRDNKVAITDPSYPVYVDTNAMGGRAGQFLNGQWSGLVYLPCNESNRFVPELPAGKVDIIYLCYPNNPTGTVLTREQLAVWVNYARDKGAVILFDAAYEAFISEKDVPHTIYEIDGAKEVAIEFRSFSKTAGFTGTRCGYTVVPKSVKALSENGERVALNKLWLRRQTTKFNGVSYAVQRAAEATYTPEGKRQVRSLIDYYMDNARIIRQALQSIGMSVYGGVNAPYIWVKTPDRMGSWDYFDYLLKEKGIVCTPGAGFGASGEGFVRFSAFGEKERIVEATRRLLR